Part of the Pseudomonas baltica genome is shown below.
TGACGCGCAGCCATCGGGACGAGAGCATCAAGGTGCTGACGCAGTCGATGGGATTGCCGCAGGGGATTATCGAGCGGTATATGGACAACCGCCCGCCTTCGCCGATCTTGCCGATCGACGATGGGGTGGTGAAGGCGCAGCAGGCGACGGCGGATCTGTTTTATGGGAACGGGTTGTTGCCGAAGAAGATTGTGGTGGGGGATGTGGTTTGGAAGTGAATGCGAAAAACGCACCCCGCCACGCCGAGATTGAAGCTTCGTCTTACTGAATCACCTGCGTCAACGGCTTGCCCACCTCGGTGATATAGGTCGAAACGATTTCCGTCTCCTGCGGCCCGTTCTTGACGATATGCGGAGCATTGGCCGGCGTCTCGAAGGTGTCGCCAGCGTGCAGCACATGCTCCGGCTGGCCATCGATCGCCACTGTCACCGAGCCACGCACCACATAACCGGACTCCAATCCAGGATGGGTGTGATGCGGTGAATTAGCATTGGCCGGCAGCACGATGCGGATCACGTTGACTTCATAGCCGTTGGGATAGGCCACATGCTGCAGCGTCGTGCGCGAGCCCTTGGACGGCGCGCTGGCCGGTGTGGCGCAACCCGCCATGGCGGCGATGATTGCCAGGACAGCGCAGGCTTTGATGGTGCGACCCAGTTCCATGGTGTTCCTTTCTTTGATAATGGCCGAGAGAATCAGGCAGGATATCGCCTGGAATCATCATGGCAACAGCTTGTTACTTGTCGGTAGCAATCACAGGGAGGATCCATGGCCAACAAAGAACACCACTACCAGGTTCACGTCATCTGGACCGGCAACCAAGGCACCGGAACCGCGACCTATCGCGGCTACAGCCGGGCGCATGAGATTCAGGCCCCAGGCAAGGCGACGATCGAAGGATCGTCCGACCCCAGCTTTCGTGGCGATCCGGCGCGCTGGAACCCGGAGGAATTGCTGCTGGCGTCGTTATCGGCGTGTCACAAGCTGTGGTACCTCGGGCTGTGTGCCGAGGCAGGCATTGTGGTGGTGGAATATGAAGACCACGCCGAAGGCACGATGATTGAACAAAGCGATGGCGCCGGGCAGTTTACCTCGGTGGTATTGAAGCCCAAGGTGGTGCTGGCGCCGGGGGCGGATGTCGACAAGGCGAAGGCGCTGCATGGGGTGGCGCACGAGAAGTGCTTTATTGCGCGGTCGGTGAATTTTGCGGTGGGGCATGAGGCGCAGGTCATCAACCAATACCCTTGATGCAGGGCGTTTCACCGCCCTCTACCAGCGTGCATCAGGAAGCCAGACAGTAAAACCTTATGATCGCGGACCCGCTGCCGGTACATCCAGAAGTGGTTAAATACCGAAACGTATATTCAAGGACGATGTTGATGGCCGGCAAGCATCTGGAACCTGTTCCTCAATCCTCAAGCACCACCATCATCGCCCCACGCGTGAAGAAAGGTCTCCCCAAGTTTCGCCTCGCGATCATTGCCGCCCTGCTGGTCCTGGGCGGAGGTAGCCTTCTGACGGCCTGGTGGCCGGGCAGCTCCGACCACGTATCGAACGCTACCCGCAACGAGTTGCAAAAATCCTTCGCGACCCTGGCGCCCCTGCAACTTGAACCAGTTGCACCTCAAGACATGGAGCGCGCGCTGGATACCATGCACCTCGACACACCTCAGCGCGCCCAGCTGCGTGCCGCCGTCACGTCGTCACTGGCTACCCGCCAGACCGATCAGACCCGTTTGGTATGGGTTGAGGTCTGGGATTTCGCCTCAGAAGATGGCGATGTCGTCCATCTCGCCTCTGCCGGATTCAGCATCGATTGCAACTTGCTCAACGCGCATCAGCGAATCGCGATACCGGTGGACGCTACACACCGCTTGACCGTGACAGGAGCAGTCGATGGCGGGGGCGGCATCACCCTGGGCATCCATACCAACACCGGGCCGGTCTTACTGCCAGTGCTCGCCCCTGGGCAAACGCTGCAGTTGCCACTTGGGATTTAAGGAGCAAACCATGCTCAACCGATTGCCCCGCTACATGCCGCTGATGTTCGCGCTGATGGTTTTCGTGATGCTGTTCCAGTTCATCGAGACTCATTGGCCGAAACCGGCCGCCGTCGCGGCTTTCATCGCCTCATTGCACGGTATCGGCTGGTACCTCTGCGCGGCTGCCCTACTCGGCTGGTTCCTGCTTATCCTGGGCTGGCTGCACGCGACCGACCGACTCCCCACCCTTTTCAAGACAGGTGCGCTTATGGACATTCTCGACAGACTCACCAACAAGCAGGTGCTGGAAGAGGGTATGGAAAAACTCGACTCGGCCACCTTCATCGATGCGAAAAGCCTCGCTGCAGCACTCAAGCTTAGCGTCGTCGGACAAAACGCCGTCTGCGATGACATTGCCGCACAGATTCGTCGGCGCCTGGCACTGTCGCAACGCGGCAAGCCGGTAGGCGTGTTCCTGCTCGCAGGGCCGCCCGGCACTGGCAAGACTTATCTGGCTAAAGTCCTCGCCAAGGAACTGGAGCGGCCGCTGCTCCATTTCGACATGAGCCAATTCGCCTCCGGCAGCCATTCGCTTTCGCAGTTGCTGGGCATGAACAAGGGCTACGTGGGCTCAGACACCTACGGCAAGTTGACCGCAGGCTTGCTGGACTCGCCGAATGCTGTCGTGCTGTTGGACGAAATCGAGAAGGCCCACCCTGATGTGCTCAAGGCATTTCTCACGGCCTGGAACGACGGTTTCATCACTGAACGGTCCGACGGTCAGCAGATCGCTACCACGCAAGCCATCTTCATCCTCACCACCAACGCGGGCACTCAGCGCCTGGCGGAAGTGTCGACGCAGTTTGCCGCCGACCCCGACAGTTTGCGCGACGCGGCGGTAAACACCCTGCACGATGCCAACTTCGCGCCTGAAGTGCTCAACCGGATCGACCGAATTTTTGTATTTCAGCCTTTTCAGGGACTCGATATCGCTCGAGTCTGCGCCCTCGAAATAGAAAGCATGATTCATGGGTACGGACTGCAAGTGGCTGAACAGGGCATTGATCCGAATATCATTCTGACGCTGATGGCGCGCTATCAACGGCAGAAACGCTCGACCTCTTCGCGGGACCTCATCCGGGCCATCGAAGAGCAATTGGCGGACTCGTTGATCGAGGCCAAGAAAGCCGGGCAGCTACGCGTCGAGTTACACATGGACGAAGAGCAGCAAGTGGCGGTACGCCCCCCGCTCGCCACCCCTTCACGAGGCTAGACGATGGGCGATGCTGACAGCCTGTGGCATGACGCGCCGGCATGGCGCTGGGTGTTCTGCTGCACCGTGCTAATAACGGCGTTATGCATACTCGCAGCACCTTGGCGCCTATCACCTGCTCCACTGACTGTGGGGCAGTACCAGGCGCCTGCGGCCGCAATTGCCCGTGTGCAGACGGTTTCCGCCAGCCAGAACCGCCAATCGCCCCGCGATCCCGCTTTTGACCGCCCCGTGACCATCGCTGCACAGACCTATGGCAGTGATGTCGAGATGCACGTCGTCGGTGTCTATGGGCCGGCGACATCCGGCCCGCAGCGTATCGAATGGATGCAGGCCTGCAAGGCGGTCATGGGCACGCCGCAGATGATCGACTGCAAACGGCAGTTCGAAAATGCGCACGCCGATTACCGCACTATCAATGTCGATGTCGAACGCACCACCGCGCCCATGGTGCTGGTGTTGATGGCCTATGAGGCGGTCAGCTGGAAAATCGCCGTGCGCCCAGGCATCGACCTTCGCAAAGTTATCGTCGCCGGCTACTCCGGCCCCGACATTCAAGGTGTCCCCAGCGGTGTGCCGGTCGAAGTCTACAGCCATGACCTGTCCCCATGCGGCAACTGTTCGCGCCAGCCGGGCGGATTCTGGGCATACGATGCCAGCAGGCCTGAATACTCAAGCGCCATGCTTCGGCTCAGATCATTGACCGGTCTGGAGCCCACCTCCTTCCAAGGGGGCTATCAGGGCGATCACTTCACCATCCAGCGCTGGCTGGGCAACAAGCAAACCGCCGTAAAGAATCCCACCGCGGATAACGTAGTCGGCAAAGTAGTCAGCAACTTCATTGACTTGGCAGGCAAGACCTTGCCGCTTCCCGACGGCGCCTGGGAAGTGCTAGCCACCGACAACACACCCTCGCCACGCGGCCAGGATCGAATGCTGGTGCTCGCGCGCAGCGACAAAGGGCGGCTTCTGGAATTGATGGTCACGCACCTTGAGACAGCCACCGACAACAACGGCTTTCCCGCCTATGGCGCCTGCAGTCAGCCCGCCGACTATACCGCCCGAGTGGAACTGAACCAGCCCCGAGGGCTGCAACAGTGCTACTGGGTCAATCACAGTGAGGCCCCCTGGCAGCAACCCGTCTATCGCGCCGCCGCCAGCCGCCTGAAGGACCGGGGTTTCAGCGTGCCTGACTCGGCGCTGGTCAGCGGTTTTCACAAGGCCACCCGCGACTTTTCAGTGACCACGCAGTACTACGCGTTTTCAGATCAACAGCCGGCAGGGACTGTGGATTGGGTGAGCAACCCGTGGAATCCGGTGCAGATCAAAAATTTCGATTCGATTCAGAAGTTTGTGAAAGCCCGTGTGGATTGGGCGATTGGGTGGTTCATGTTGGTTAATGCGATGCGTTGAGGAGAGTAGAGTACCCCTACTATCGGCGCGCCGGGAACCTGCATGAAGTGATCGCCAGGACAGCAGTCGGCGCCCATGCGCCGCGTATCCAAGGCGCATTTATTTTTCCAGTACTCCCCGATGGGAAAAACAGATGAGATGGAAAGACCTGTTGATCTGGACACCCTCAGCTCTGTTCCTGGCTTGGTGGCGCGTGTCCCTCTGGGTACATGATCGCCTGGGTTGCCATGGCGGCAAAAGTATCTCGTCAGCCTGTATGTGGAACGGCACGGACATACAAGGCTGGATCGGCGCAGGAATGTTCTTCGGGATGGTGTTCTTCATCGTATCTACACCGATAACCGCGATCATCCAATTGGAGATATGGATGCGCCGCTTGGAAAAAAAGCTGGCTTCGCGTGTTGCTCGGACATAAGGCGATGGGCAGGTGACTTTCCAGTTCGGAGCCGTCACGTGTGCCGGTTGAGCTACCAGCGCATAGCTGGACGCTCAGAACCACCGCCCAAACGCTCCACGCCCTCGCACGATGCGCCATATCAGCCCCGTACTGACCAGCGCTGCAACTATCAGCATCAGCAAGTCATGGGAAAAGTAAATTCCAAACTCGAGCGGCTGATGTGCCCAACCGAGCGTTTGCAAAAAGGGCTCCCGACGGGATCCAGTGTTCCATACAAACTGCAGATCCGCCCACGCCTTACTGACATCTTTAAAGGTGTCGAACGTGAGCGGCACTGAAACCAGCAATCCGAACGTGGAATACATCTTCACCCGATACTCGGGGATGCGCACTTTCTCGATGGCGGCCAGTGGGTCCGGGGAGGCTTTCCATTCTTCAGGCAGAACAATCCGGCACGCCTCGGGATTTTTCCTGGCGCACCATACCGACACCGTATCGCCCACAGAAAAACGCACGACAGCCTCTCGGAGCCTGTAGTCGTCACTGCGATCCAGCGTGTCTGCCCAGGATTTATGAAACCGCGAGCCGCCCACTGAATAGCTGAAGGTCAGTAGCGGGAGCCCGGCGGTTTTACCCTCCAGATACGTGATCCGACCATCGACCGTATAGCCGTCCTTGGGACGCCTGCGTGCAATGCCCAGCCATATGGTCACGACGCAGATGATAACGGGGGAGAAACCCAAGATGATGTCGAGAACTTCCATGCGCGTTCGCTGAATAGATGGCTTGATCGAAAATGTCGGCGGCGGTAACAAAAGCTTGAGTTCCAGCCCCTATATTCGACGAAACGGCTAAAGACTTTCAGCGCCCAGCCGACTAGATATTGTGGTGGTCTGACACGACTGCCTTGCAGATCACCCCAAGATTTCTTGCCCCAAACGACTGCCCAACGCACTCCCAGCCCGAGCGAAAAACCCATGTTTTTGAGAAATATAAAAATCGCCGCCAGAGCCTTCATCGGCTTCGCCGCTATCGCGCTGCTGAGTGTGTTCCTAGGCCTGTTCGCGTTGAAGCAGATCAACGTAGTCCAGTCCGAAGCCTCAGACATTCAGAACAACTGGATGCAACGCGTCCGAATCCTGGCACTCGCCAACGCCTCGCTCGATCGTTATCGCCTGGGGGAAATGGCGCACATCCTGTCGTCGGCCGATGCGGACATGCAGACCTACGAAGATAAATCCGCCGGCCGCCTGAAAGCCGTCAAAGAACAACTGACCCAATACGCCGCGCTCCTCACGACCGCCGACGAAAAGTCGCGCCTCGATGTATTCAACCAGAGCCTCGACGCCTACGCGAAGAACCACACCGAAATGCTCAAACGCTCGCGCTCCGGCGACAAAGCCGGTGCCGTGGACTTCCTCAACAGCATTCGGCCAAGCTATGAGCAGATGACCAAGAACTTCGATCAATTGATCGAGTTGGCCAACAAAGGCGCAGAGCAAGCCGGCAAGCAATCCGTTGACGCTTACCAACACGCCGTCAGCGGCATCGCCATCGTTATCGTGCTCGTGAGTGCCGGTACCATTCTGGTGGCCTGGCTGCTGACCAAAAGCATTACCGGCCCCATCATCGAAGCGGTTCACGTGGCTGAAACCATTGCCAAGGGCGACCTTACCCACCCGATCAATCCCACCGGCAACGACGAAGCCACGCGCCTGCTGCGCGCCCAGGAAACCATGCGCAACAGCCTGGTGCAGACTCTCAAGCAAATCACCGGCTCATCCAACCAGCTCGCCGCCGCCGCCGAAGAACTCAATGCCGTGACCGCCGAGGGCAGCCGGGGCTTGCAAGAGCAACACGGTGAAATCGAACAGGCAGCCACGGCCGTCACCGAGATGACCACCGCCATTGAAGAAGTCGCACGCAACGCCGCATCGACCTCCGACCTGTCCCAGGAATCACGCAGCATCGCCCTGAAAGGCCAGCAGCGCATGGTCGAAGCGTTGAACGCCATCAGGGCGCTGACCCGCGGCGTGGAAGTCAGCTCCGGGCAGGTCGGCGGCCTGGCCACACAAGCCAAGGATATCGGCAAAGTACTGGACGTTATCCGCACCATCGCCGAACAAACCAACTTGCTGGCCCTCAACGCCGCCATCGAAGCCGCCCGCGCGGGTGAGGCCGGCCGTGGTTTCGCCGTGGTCGCCGACGAAGTGCGCGCCCTCGCCCACCGCACGGCGCAGTCGACGCAAGAGATTGAACAGATGATTGGCAGTATTCAGGCCAACACCGCCAGCACCGTGAATACCATGCTCGATAGCAGCAATATGACCCAGCAGACGCTGGAGTTGGCTGAGCTGGCGCAGAAAGCGCTGACCGATATTCTGGCGGCTAACGATGAGATCAATGACCGGAATCTGGTGATTACTACGGCGGCGGAAGAGCAGGCACATGTGGCTCGGGCGGTGGATCAGAACTTGTTGAATATTCAGCAGTTGTCGATTCAATCGGCGGAAGGGTCGACGCAGACCACGACGGCTTCGCAGTCGTTGGCGAGTCTGGCTTATGAGTTGAATACGATGGTGAAGCATTTTCAGATTTGAGGTGAATGGCGGGTCGCCTCGTACTGGAGTGAAATTACTGTAGGAGCAAGGCTTGCCCGCGAAGAGGCCGCCGGCTCCCGCTGCGATCCAGCAAATCAATTTGCGCCTGCGCTACAACACGAACGACAAAACTGTGGCCCGCGGCTTGTTTACTCTGCCAGTTTGCCGTCGTGTACAACGTCGGGTGGATAGTGCGGCCGAGCAGTCATTCGACGGCCATCAAGACGGTCCCAGAATGGGAACGATAGGTCCCAAAATGGGACCTATCAATGACTGGTCGGGAATACGACTGGAGATAGCACTTTTGCCATGAGCGCAGGATTACTCACGGCCCAAGGCCGCTATCCGATTCGGGACTCAGTCGGGTCAGGTCCAGTCTACATACCGTCATCGAATTGATACGTGGAGCTCAGTGCATCGACGACCGCCTTTGCGCTGGCAAGCGAGTGGTGGACCAGCCAGGCCTGGTTGCCCTGCAGAGGCTTGCCCATGGCCGCCTCCTTTACCGCGTCCAGGACGCTGGCGATCAGGTCGGACGCTTGGTTAAGCGCGCACTCACCACCCACCCCGGCGTTAACGGCGAACACGTAGCTCCTTTCGCCATCTGAGCCATAGTCTGAAAATTTTTGCTCGGTAGTGACCAATGGTTTGTTCATTGGGTGCCTCCGAGGCTTGCCGCTGCGCGCGGATTGGCCAGAGGGCGGAAAAACTCATTCGAGACGTTGCCAGGAAGGCAGGCTAGAGAAAGAGATAAAACATTATTGGTCATCGGTGTAGCTCCTAGAGTTCAAGAGCTGCCACGGTTCGCCGTCAAACGAATAAGGGTGGCAGCTGTGCGCAGGTTGACGGACCGGAACTCTAGGAACCCGGCAGACCCGAAGGTCTCCCACGCACAGCCGCCATAAACAAGATGTGCAGGCACAAAAAAGCGCCTGCAATCGTAATGGGGGCGCCTGTGCGCCTAGAGTTGATCGGGCCGTCAAACCCGTTCGCTGAATTTGCAGCGACGGGGCGAACGATACCGAGCATCGGACAAGGCTGCAATAACCTTGGAGGGATAAAGGCTGATGAGCATGCCAGCCGAGAGGGAGCCCACCCTGCTCAGGGTCTTGCGCAACAATGCGGAGCCGCGCTATCTCGCTGAGAATGACGCCGGCTAAAGCGTGATCAATAGGTGCTCGTACAAAATAATGAAGTTCGGGCTGCGTGCTCACATCGCCCCAAAAGATTCACATAGGTCCGCCCAAGCGTTCACAGCGCAGAGTGCGTCAGCGGGAGCGGGCCTGCCTGGAAGACTCGATACTCGACCAAATGCATAATCGGTACGCCCGGCGGGATGCCTGACTGCAAGGTATCAAAGCTTCCAGACCGCATGGAGACCGTCGACCATGCGCGCGAAAATGCGTATTGCTTTGCGTAATATCTTGCGTAATACTTTGCATCCAGAACCACCATGCACATCCGAATGATGATGACAGCGATTCTGATAATGAACTGACGACAGACGACTCACACTGACGACGAACCGACTACTGATAATCGACTACCGAGGATAAATAGCATGAGTGCACTCTTGAACCGGGCTGAGCAGGCAGTGTCGGCCACCGCTATGGTTCGTAGTTTTGGTGCGCGCCTCAAGGATGTTACCAGTGGTGAGGTGCCCCACTTGGTAATCTTCAAAGACAACGAGCCAGCAGCTGTTTTGGTAGGTGTTGAAACCTACCAGGCCATGCAGGATGAGCTCGAAGATCTTCGCGCTGAACTGCTTGCCATCGAGCGCCTGCCCAGTCTGGATGATACGAATACGGTGAGCCTCGAGGACATGATGGCTCGTTTTAAGTAGGCAAACTCACATGAAATGGAATGTTCAGTTTCACCCTGCTGTGTACGACGACCTCAAGCGACTGGGCAACACTGACGCGAAAAGAGTCCTGAAAGCGATTGATGAACGTATCGCTAACGGGGAGCCTGACAAGATCGGGAAACCGCTGAACGGGACGCTGGCCGGCTTTAGGCGGTTAAGGGTCGGGGA
Proteins encoded:
- a CDS encoding DUF3077 domain-containing protein, encoding MNKPLVTTEQKFSDYGSDGERSYVFAVNAGVGGECALNQASDLIASVLDAVKEAAMGKPLQGNQAWLVHHSLASAKAVVDALSSTYQFDDGM
- a CDS encoding type II toxin-antitoxin system RelE/ParE family toxin, coding for MKWNVQFHPAVYDDLKRLGNTDAKRVLKAIDERIANGEPDKIGKPLNGTLAGFRRLRVGDVRIVYRINGTEIVLVVCVGPRRNDDVYETVTKRL
- a CDS encoding OsmC family protein encodes the protein MANKEHHYQVHVIWTGNQGTGTATYRGYSRAHEIQAPGKATIEGSSDPSFRGDPARWNPEELLLASLSACHKLWYLGLCAEAGIVVVEYEDHAEGTMIEQSDGAGQFTSVVLKPKVVLAPGADVDKAKALHGVAHEKCFIARSVNFAVGHEAQVINQYP
- a CDS encoding cupin domain-containing protein; translated protein: MELGRTIKACAVLAIIAAMAGCATPASAPSKGSRTTLQHVAYPNGYEVNVIRIVLPANANSPHHTHPGLESGYVVRGSVTVAIDGQPEHVLHAGDTFETPANAPHIVKNGPQETEIVSTYITEVGKPLTQVIQ
- a CDS encoding methyl-accepting chemotaxis protein encodes the protein MFLRNIKIAARAFIGFAAIALLSVFLGLFALKQINVVQSEASDIQNNWMQRVRILALANASLDRYRLGEMAHILSSADADMQTYEDKSAGRLKAVKEQLTQYAALLTTADEKSRLDVFNQSLDAYAKNHTEMLKRSRSGDKAGAVDFLNSIRPSYEQMTKNFDQLIELANKGAEQAGKQSVDAYQHAVSGIAIVIVLVSAGTILVAWLLTKSITGPIIEAVHVAETIAKGDLTHPINPTGNDEATRLLRAQETMRNSLVQTLKQITGSSNQLAAAAEELNAVTAEGSRGLQEQHGEIEQAATAVTEMTTAIEEVARNAASTSDLSQESRSIALKGQQRMVEALNAIRALTRGVEVSSGQVGGLATQAKDIGKVLDVIRTIAEQTNLLALNAAIEAARAGEAGRGFAVVADEVRALAHRTAQSTQEIEQMIGSIQANTASTVNTMLDSSNMTQQTLELAELAQKALTDILAANDEINDRNLVITTAAEEQAHVARAVDQNLLNIQQLSIQSAEGSTQTTTASQSLASLAYELNTMVKHFQI
- a CDS encoding type II toxin-antitoxin system Phd/YefM family antitoxin yields the protein MVRSFGARLKDVTSGEVPHLVIFKDNEPAAVLVGVETYQAMQDELEDLRAELLAIERLPSLDDTNTVSLEDMMARFK
- a CDS encoding AAA family ATPase, which translates into the protein MLNRLPRYMPLMFALMVFVMLFQFIETHWPKPAAVAAFIASLHGIGWYLCAAALLGWFLLILGWLHATDRLPTLFKTGALMDILDRLTNKQVLEEGMEKLDSATFIDAKSLAAALKLSVVGQNAVCDDIAAQIRRRLALSQRGKPVGVFLLAGPPGTGKTYLAKVLAKELERPLLHFDMSQFASGSHSLSQLLGMNKGYVGSDTYGKLTAGLLDSPNAVVLLDEIEKAHPDVLKAFLTAWNDGFITERSDGQQIATTQAIFILTTNAGTQRLAEVSTQFAADPDSLRDAAVNTLHDANFAPEVLNRIDRIFVFQPFQGLDIARVCALEIESMIHGYGLQVAEQGIDPNIILTLMARYQRQKRSTSSRDLIRAIEEQLADSLIEAKKAGQLRVELHMDEEQQVAVRPPLATPSRG